A single window of Oerskovia paurometabola DNA harbors:
- a CDS encoding nuclear transport factor 2 family protein, which translates to MPVHDDAHLPATHHDALRGLLDREDVARLVSRLTAALDDGDTDRLRDLLVPDAHASTPGGTAQGIDAVVAQAARNHRPQDGVQHLVGNVLVDLAHDHAEVRANVVATFARREPQADRPVTLGAVYRLRARRTDAGWRLTHITTEPIWTSTTPVTRAGPA; encoded by the coding sequence ATGCCCGTGCACGACGACGCCCACCTTCCCGCCACGCACCACGACGCCCTGCGCGGACTGCTCGACCGCGAGGACGTCGCACGCCTCGTCTCCCGGCTCACGGCCGCGCTCGACGACGGCGACACCGACCGGCTCCGAGACCTGCTCGTCCCGGACGCGCACGCCAGCACCCCCGGTGGAACCGCGCAGGGGATCGACGCAGTCGTCGCCCAGGCCGCGCGCAACCACCGGCCGCAGGACGGAGTCCAGCACCTCGTCGGCAACGTCCTGGTCGATCTCGCACACGACCACGCAGAGGTCCGGGCGAACGTGGTCGCCACGTTCGCCCGACGCGAGCCGCAGGCGGACAGACCCGTCACCCTCGGAGCGGTCTACCGGCTCAGGGCGCGCAGGACCGACGCCGGCTGGCGACTGACGCACATCACGACGGAGCCGATCTGGACGTCGACCACACCCGTCACGCGCGCCGGACCGGCCTAG
- a CDS encoding ABC transporter ATP-binding protein has protein sequence MASTPTGTTEATRAFPTITDEAAIVFDGVRKEYPNGTVAVGDLSLSVREHEMLALVGPSGCGKSTTLRMTNRLVEPSAGRILLSGEDITQGDPVALRRRIGYVIQNVGLFPHRTVAQNIATVPGLLGWDKARTRSRVGELLELVGLAPDTYAKRYPHELSGGERQRVGVARALATDPPVLLMDEPFGAVDPAGRRRLQTEFRRIQRELGTTVLFVTHDIDEAVHLADRIAVFSFGGHLEQLAEPLTVLAHPASDAVREFIGEGAPVRMLGLAMVQRADLEGVDLISAPAPDAIRLGAPLSVAFEAIAALPGAAMGRVPVADEAGDVVGSLTADGILAALRRTADAAAV, from the coding sequence ATGGCGAGCACCCCGACCGGCACCACCGAGGCCACCAGAGCGTTCCCGACGATCACCGACGAGGCGGCCATCGTGTTCGACGGCGTCCGCAAGGAGTACCCCAACGGGACCGTCGCCGTGGGCGACCTGTCCCTGAGCGTGCGCGAGCACGAGATGCTCGCGCTCGTCGGGCCCTCGGGCTGCGGGAAGTCCACGACGCTGCGCATGACCAACCGCCTCGTCGAACCCTCTGCCGGGCGCATCCTGCTGAGCGGCGAGGACATCACGCAGGGCGACCCCGTGGCCCTGCGGCGGCGGATCGGGTACGTGATCCAGAACGTCGGCCTCTTCCCGCACCGCACCGTCGCCCAGAACATCGCGACAGTCCCCGGGCTGCTCGGCTGGGACAAGGCGCGCACGCGCTCCCGTGTCGGCGAGCTGCTCGAGCTCGTCGGCCTGGCCCCCGACACCTACGCCAAGCGATACCCGCACGAGCTGTCGGGCGGCGAGCGCCAGCGCGTCGGCGTGGCCCGGGCGCTCGCGACCGACCCGCCGGTCCTGCTCATGGACGAGCCCTTCGGTGCCGTCGACCCCGCAGGGCGGCGTCGGCTCCAGACCGAGTTCCGGCGCATCCAGCGCGAGCTCGGGACCACCGTGCTGTTCGTGACCCATGACATCGACGAGGCCGTCCATCTTGCCGACCGCATCGCGGTCTTCAGCTTCGGCGGGCACCTCGAACAGCTCGCCGAGCCCCTGACCGTCCTGGCGCACCCCGCGAGCGACGCCGTCCGGGAGTTCATCGGGGAGGGCGCGCCGGTCCGCATGCTCGGGCTGGCCATGGTGCAGCGCGCGGACCTCGAGGGCGTGGACCTCATCTCCGCGCCCGCCCCCGACGCGATCCGCCTGGGCGCGCCGCTGTCCGTCGCCTTCGAGGCGATCGCGGCGCTGCCCGGGGCCGCGATGGGCCGGGTGCCCGTCGCGGACGAGGCGGGCGACGTCGTCGGGTCCCTGACCGCGGACGGGATCCTCGCCGCCCTGCGGCGCACCGCGGACGCCGCCGCGGTCTAG
- a CDS encoding MarR family winged helix-turn-helix transcriptional regulator — METETAPERLRELPSWLLSQAALEASRTVSEHLSTVGAHRSHYAVLAALEEFGPASQAALGRRCGIDRSDMVALLDRLAADGDVERRPDPSDRRRNVVTLTPRGVRRLDELGAALGDAQDALLSSLPGKDRDMLVALLRELVTGHAARR, encoded by the coding sequence ATGGAGACCGAGACCGCCCCTGAACGCCTCCGGGAGCTTCCCAGCTGGCTGCTCTCCCAGGCGGCGCTGGAGGCGTCCCGGACCGTCTCGGAGCACCTGTCCACCGTGGGGGCGCACCGCTCCCACTACGCCGTGCTCGCCGCCCTGGAGGAGTTCGGCCCGGCGAGCCAGGCCGCGCTCGGGCGCCGGTGCGGGATCGACCGGAGCGACATGGTCGCGCTGCTCGACAGACTGGCGGCCGACGGTGACGTCGAGCGCCGCCCCGACCCGTCCGATCGGCGTCGCAACGTCGTCACGCTGACCCCCAGGGGGGTGCGACGGCTCGACGAGCTCGGCGCAGCGCTCGGCGACGCGCAGGACGCCCTCCTCTCGTCGCTGCCGGGCAAGGACCGCGACATGCTGGTCGCCCTGCTGCGTGAGCTGGTCACGGGGCACGCCGCGCGCCGCTAG
- a CDS encoding nuclear transport factor 2 family protein: MGRDTSALRDELEAVEAAWGRAIVANDADAIGRFMTDDWQIVGEDGATAREDFLALVRSGNLTHESMGKITGSVRSLGDVAVLVGRGTNTGHYQGQVFSSDEWITDVFVRGADGWRCAHTHLTAARGAS, from the coding sequence ATGGGACGCGACACCAGCGCCCTGCGGGACGAGCTGGAAGCCGTCGAGGCGGCCTGGGGGCGGGCCATCGTCGCCAACGACGCCGACGCGATCGGCCGGTTCATGACCGACGACTGGCAGATCGTCGGCGAGGACGGCGCCACGGCCCGCGAGGACTTCCTGGCCCTCGTCCGCTCGGGGAACCTCACGCACGAGTCGATGGGCAAGATCACCGGGAGCGTGCGCTCGCTGGGTGACGTCGCCGTGCTCGTCGGGCGCGGCACCAACACCGGTCACTACCAGGGCCAGGTGTTCAGCTCCGACGAGTGGATCACCGACGTGTTCGTCCGGGGCGCCGACGGGTGGCGGTGCGCCCACACGCACCTCACGGCGGCCCGCGGCGCGTCCTGA
- a CDS encoding dihydrolipoyl dehydrogenase family protein yields MSTDPRTQATPDETYDVIVIGGGPVGENAADRASRTGLSVAVVEAELVGGECSYWACMPSKALLRPGAALAAARAVPGVAADPVLDPAPILARRDEMVSHWDDSGQVQWLDGAGISLVRGLGRLVGSKLVEVSPEDPDADVDDLPETRLLAARHAVIVATGSVPVLPDTPGLAETDPWSSREATSVQDVPTSIVILGGGVVGVEMATAFRDLGSEVTLLSRGRLLGRSEPFASEAVAAGLKKIGVDVRLGVSVTGATSLPDGGARLAYDGPQGKGSVAAAQVLVATGRVPRTADLGVDVVGLEPGKALEVDDQLEVQGVDGGWLFACGDVTGRVATTHQGKYQGRVVGDVVAARFGSAKPGEAAAAGAAGETPEPWSRYAATADHGAKTQVVFSRPEVASVGLTEAEARKAGLTVKAVSYKLGSVSGAVLVAEGYEGTAQIVVDTDRQVIVGATFVGPDAAEMLHAATIAIVGQVPLARLWHAVPAYPTISEVWLRLLETYGL; encoded by the coding sequence ATGAGCACCGACCCACGCACCCAGGCCACCCCGGACGAGACCTACGACGTGATCGTGATCGGTGGTGGGCCCGTCGGCGAGAACGCCGCCGACCGCGCGAGCCGCACCGGGCTGAGCGTCGCCGTGGTCGAGGCCGAGCTCGTCGGAGGGGAGTGCTCCTACTGGGCGTGCATGCCGTCCAAGGCGCTGCTGCGCCCCGGCGCCGCCCTCGCGGCCGCCCGCGCGGTCCCGGGAGTCGCGGCCGACCCGGTGCTCGACCCGGCACCGATCCTCGCGCGCCGCGACGAGATGGTCTCGCACTGGGACGACTCGGGGCAGGTCCAGTGGCTCGACGGCGCCGGGATCTCGCTCGTGCGCGGCCTGGGCCGGCTCGTCGGGTCGAAGCTCGTCGAGGTCAGCCCCGAGGATCCCGACGCCGACGTCGACGACCTCCCCGAGACCCGCCTGCTCGCCGCCCGGCACGCCGTGATCGTCGCGACGGGCAGCGTGCCCGTCCTGCCCGACACCCCGGGACTGGCCGAGACCGACCCGTGGAGCAGCCGCGAGGCCACGAGCGTCCAGGACGTCCCGACCTCGATCGTGATCCTGGGCGGGGGAGTCGTGGGCGTCGAGATGGCGACGGCGTTCCGCGACCTGGGTTCGGAGGTCACGCTGCTCTCGCGCGGACGCCTGCTCGGACGCTCGGAGCCCTTCGCGAGCGAGGCCGTCGCGGCGGGCCTGAAGAAGATCGGCGTGGACGTGCGCCTGGGCGTGAGCGTCACGGGAGCGACGTCCCTGCCCGACGGCGGCGCGCGCCTCGCGTACGACGGTCCGCAGGGCAAGGGGTCGGTCGCGGCGGCGCAGGTGCTCGTCGCGACGGGCCGCGTGCCGCGCACCGCGGACCTCGGGGTCGACGTCGTCGGGCTCGAACCGGGGAAGGCGCTCGAGGTGGACGACCAGCTCGAGGTCCAGGGCGTGGACGGCGGCTGGCTGTTCGCGTGCGGCGACGTGACGGGCCGCGTGGCGACCACGCACCAGGGGAAGTACCAGGGGCGGGTCGTGGGCGACGTGGTCGCGGCGAGGTTCGGGAGCGCAAAGCCGGGTGAGGCTGCGGCGGCCGGGGCGGCCGGTGAGACCCCCGAGCCGTGGAGCCGCTACGCCGCGACCGCCGACCACGGTGCGAAGACGCAGGTCGTGTTCTCCCGCCCCGAGGTCGCGTCGGTGGGGCTGACCGAGGCCGAGGCCAGGAAGGCAGGGCTCACGGTCAAGGCGGTGTCGTACAAGCTCGGGTCGGTGTCCGGGGCCGTGCTCGTCGCCGAGGGCTACGAGGGGACCGCGCAGATCGTGGTCGACACCGACCGGCAGGTGATCGTGGGCGCGACGTTCGTCGGTCCGGACGCGGCGGAGATGCTGCACGCCGCGACCATCGCGATCGTCGGGCAGGTGCCGCTTGCACGCTTGTGGCACGCTGTGCCCGCCTACCCGACGATCAGCGAGGTCTGGCTACGGCTGCTCGAGACCTACGGCCTGTAG
- a CDS encoding ABC transporter permease, producing the protein MPPNPWFSWSYVQNNWGEISQALVEHTTITIQAVLIALVIALPLAALAHRVRWLAVPVLGTTGVMYTIPSLALFSILVPFTGIGRTPVLIGLVMYALLILVRNILVGLQGVDPDVRDAAKGLGYGPTRLLTSVEIPNALPSIMTGVRLATVSTVALVTVGFVAGYGGLGTLMFRGFRSSYNAQIMTATLLCLLLAVVLDLLLLLLGRALTPWSRTRAPGSTERSTGRVASEAAVAQAAGAASERTA; encoded by the coding sequence ATGCCGCCCAACCCGTGGTTCTCGTGGAGCTACGTCCAGAACAACTGGGGAGAGATCTCCCAGGCGCTCGTCGAGCACACGACGATCACCATCCAGGCCGTGCTCATCGCGCTCGTCATCGCCCTGCCGCTCGCGGCCCTCGCGCACCGCGTGCGCTGGCTCGCGGTCCCCGTGCTCGGCACGACGGGCGTCATGTACACGATCCCCTCGCTCGCACTGTTCTCGATCCTCGTCCCGTTCACGGGGATCGGTCGGACGCCCGTGCTCATCGGTCTCGTGATGTACGCCCTGCTCATCCTGGTGCGCAACATCCTGGTGGGCCTGCAGGGCGTCGACCCCGACGTGCGCGACGCGGCCAAGGGCCTGGGCTACGGTCCCACGCGGCTGCTGACCTCGGTCGAGATCCCCAACGCGCTGCCGAGCATCATGACCGGGGTACGTCTCGCGACGGTCTCGACCGTGGCGCTCGTCACGGTCGGGTTCGTGGCGGGGTACGGCGGGCTGGGCACCCTGATGTTCCGCGGCTTCCGGTCGAGCTACAACGCCCAGATCATGACGGCGACGCTGCTGTGCCTGCTGCTGGCGGTCGTGCTCGACCTGCTCCTCCTGCTCCTGGGCCGGGCCCTGACCCCGTGGTCACGGACCCGTGCGCCGGGCTCGACGGAACGCTCGACGGGACGCGTCGCGAGCGAGGCGGCCGTCGCGCAGGCGGCCGGAGCGGCGAGCGAGCGGACCGCATGA
- a CDS encoding aromatic ring-opening dioxygenase LigA encodes MSTSTAGPARSVRLIGLVTMIAGLVLLLAGAATWATITSQLAAEKITVSEDASMLAGSPVRGPFSAYAQAEIINEHALKMSDGKTYAELDKEDPTRATVMNGSFLRASLFTSVVSYGVSALVMGLGVLFGLLGYALRRIGAAPALSVGTANPTPEVVNA; translated from the coding sequence ATGAGCACCAGCACCGCTGGTCCCGCCCGCTCCGTCCGCCTCATCGGGCTCGTCACGATGATCGCAGGCCTCGTGCTGCTGCTCGCCGGCGCAGCCACCTGGGCCACCATCACCTCGCAGCTGGCCGCCGAGAAGATCACGGTCTCCGAGGACGCCTCGATGCTCGCCGGCTCGCCGGTCCGCGGCCCCTTCAGCGCCTACGCCCAGGCCGAGATCATCAACGAGCACGCGCTCAAGATGAGCGACGGCAAGACCTACGCCGAGCTCGACAAGGAAGACCCGACCCGCGCGACGGTCATGAACGGCTCGTTCCTGCGCGCCTCGCTCTTCACCTCGGTCGTCTCCTACGGCGTCAGCGCACTGGTCATGGGCCTCGGTGTCCTGTTCGGCCTCCTCGGCTACGCCCTGCGCCGCATCGGAGCAGCCCCCGCCCTGAGCGTCGGCACCGCGAACCCCACCCCTGAGGTCGTCAACGCCTGA
- a CDS encoding glycine betaine ABC transporter substrate-binding protein, whose product MSRRSTTFRTLTASALLVVALAACGEAGSSGTEASGGSTSTASGTVCEPVAGDALVVLEDDKHLQTVDNIIPAANAAAVANQPAVLELLDTVSAALDTDKLIALNKAVDVDRQTSSQVAQKFVEDEGLAATSTPGAGTSLVVGAANFSESTTLAEIYAAVLRSGGYDVTVQTVDARETYLPALESGQLSVFPEYVGTLTEFLNKEINGPDAEPLASGDLDTTVTALRDLGTQKGLTFGEPSAAQDQNAFAVTTAFAEEHDVSTLSELAEACPGGITLGAGPECPERAFCQPGLEETYGLNITNFVNLDVGGPLTKSALLQGEIVLGLVFSSDGQLG is encoded by the coding sequence ATGTCACGGCGATCCACCACCTTCCGCACCCTGACCGCTTCCGCCCTCCTCGTCGTCGCTCTCGCGGCGTGCGGCGAGGCCGGATCCTCCGGCACCGAGGCGTCCGGGGGCTCCACGTCCACCGCGAGCGGCACCGTGTGCGAGCCCGTCGCGGGCGACGCGCTCGTCGTCCTCGAGGACGACAAGCACCTGCAGACCGTCGACAACATCATCCCGGCGGCCAACGCGGCGGCGGTCGCGAACCAGCCCGCCGTCCTGGAGCTGCTCGACACCGTGTCCGCAGCGCTCGACACCGACAAGCTCATCGCGCTCAACAAGGCCGTCGACGTGGACCGGCAGACGTCCTCGCAGGTCGCGCAGAAGTTCGTCGAGGACGAGGGCCTCGCGGCGACCTCGACCCCGGGGGCCGGGACGTCGCTCGTCGTGGGCGCGGCCAACTTCTCCGAGAGCACCACGCTCGCCGAGATCTACGCGGCGGTCCTGCGCTCGGGCGGCTACGACGTCACGGTCCAGACGGTCGACGCGCGCGAGACGTACCTGCCGGCGCTCGAGTCGGGCCAGCTCAGCGTGTTCCCCGAGTACGTGGGGACGCTCACCGAGTTCCTCAACAAGGAGATCAACGGCCCCGACGCCGAGCCCCTCGCGAGCGGGGACCTCGACACCACGGTGACCGCGCTGCGCGACCTGGGCACCCAGAAGGGCCTGACGTTCGGCGAGCCGTCGGCAGCCCAGGACCAGAACGCGTTCGCCGTCACGACGGCCTTCGCCGAGGAGCACGACGTGTCGACGCTCAGCGAGCTGGCCGAGGCCTGCCCCGGCGGCATCACGCTGGGCGCGGGACCGGAGTGCCCCGAGCGCGCCTTCTGCCAGCCGGGGCTCGAGGAGACCTACGGGCTCAACATCACCAACTTCGTGAACCTCGACGTGGGCGGGCCGCTGACCAAGTCGGCGCTTCTCCAGGGCGAGATCGTGCTCGGCCTCGTGTTCTCCTCGGACGGCCAGCTCGGCTGA
- a CDS encoding ABC transporter permease, whose product MNVVQEALTWLNDPLNWTGPDGLLVRTGEHLEMTAIAVLLAALIALPAGIWLGHSGKGAGPTIVVVNTSRALPTFGILLILAAGGLFGDRAAVISAVIFAIPLILANAYTGVAEVDPDVKDAARGMGMSSQRSLWLVEVPLAVPLVAAGLRTAIVQVIAVLTLAAFVGGGGLGVPLRVGFSNQRYGQVLAVGVVIAVLCLVVDAVLALVQRAVTPAPLRVKAGTVR is encoded by the coding sequence ATGAACGTCGTCCAGGAAGCCCTGACGTGGCTCAACGACCCGCTCAACTGGACCGGCCCCGACGGGCTGCTCGTGCGCACGGGCGAGCACCTGGAGATGACCGCGATCGCGGTCCTGCTGGCGGCGCTCATCGCTCTGCCCGCGGGGATCTGGCTCGGCCACTCGGGCAAGGGCGCGGGTCCGACGATCGTGGTCGTGAACACCTCGCGCGCCCTGCCGACGTTCGGGATCCTGCTGATCCTCGCGGCAGGCGGGCTGTTCGGGGATCGCGCTGCAGTCATCTCGGCCGTGATCTTCGCGATCCCGCTCATCCTCGCCAACGCCTACACGGGCGTCGCCGAGGTCGACCCCGACGTCAAGGACGCTGCCCGTGGCATGGGCATGAGCTCGCAGCGCTCGCTGTGGCTCGTCGAGGTGCCGCTCGCGGTGCCGTTGGTCGCCGCCGGGCTGCGGACCGCGATCGTGCAGGTCATCGCGGTGCTCACGCTCGCCGCGTTCGTCGGCGGCGGGGGGCTCGGCGTCCCCCTGCGGGTCGGCTTCTCCAACCAGCGCTACGGGCAGGTCCTCGCGGTGGGCGTCGTGATCGCGGTGCTGTGCCTCGTCGTCGACGCGGTCCTCGCACTCGTCCAGCGGGCCGTGACCCCCGCACCGCTGCGCGTCAAGGCAGGCACCGTCCGCTGA
- a CDS encoding ATP-grasp domain-containing protein translates to MTTTARIALATCSVLPRLDPDDAPLVGALAARGIEAVPSVWDDESVDWASFDAVVVRSAWDYAPRRDEFVAWAERAGRVLNPAAVISWNTDKRYLKELEEQGVPVIPTLWLDPSQNLSSRAIHTRLPAQGDFVIKPVVSAGAKDTGRYQSGEAHSRGLAIQHAKNLLASGRQVMVQPYVRSVDTAGETGLVFIDGEFSHAVRKNALLTGPHRPTQGLYKQEEMSRFEASPEQLAVAEQALAVAARAVPGQEPNLYARVDLVNGDDGAPMVIEAELTEPSLFFSLGKGSLDRFADAVARRLVASPEA, encoded by the coding sequence GTGACCACCACAGCGCGCATCGCCCTCGCCACCTGCTCCGTCCTGCCCCGCCTCGACCCCGACGACGCCCCCCTCGTGGGAGCGCTCGCCGCCCGGGGGATCGAAGCCGTGCCGTCGGTGTGGGACGACGAGTCGGTCGACTGGGCCTCGTTCGACGCGGTCGTCGTGCGCTCGGCCTGGGACTACGCCCCTCGCCGCGACGAGTTCGTCGCCTGGGCCGAGCGTGCGGGCCGCGTGCTCAACCCCGCTGCGGTCATCAGCTGGAACACCGACAAGCGCTACCTCAAGGAGCTCGAGGAGCAGGGCGTCCCGGTCATCCCGACGCTCTGGCTCGACCCGAGCCAGAACCTGTCCTCGCGCGCCATCCACACGCGCCTGCCCGCGCAGGGGGACTTCGTCATCAAGCCCGTCGTGAGCGCCGGGGCCAAGGACACGGGCCGCTACCAGTCGGGGGAGGCGCACTCGCGCGGCCTCGCGATCCAGCACGCCAAGAACCTCCTCGCCTCCGGGCGTCAGGTCATGGTCCAGCCGTACGTCCGCAGCGTCGACACCGCGGGGGAGACCGGGCTCGTCTTCATCGACGGCGAGTTCTCGCACGCCGTGCGCAAGAACGCGCTGCTCACCGGCCCGCACCGTCCCACCCAGGGCCTGTACAAGCAGGAGGAGATGAGCCGCTTCGAGGCCAGCCCCGAGCAGCTCGCGGTCGCCGAGCAGGCGCTCGCGGTCGCCGCCAGGGCGGTACCGGGGCAGGAGCCGAACCTCTACGCACGCGTCGACCTCGTGAACGGCGACGACGGCGCCCCCATGGTCATCGAGGCCGAGCTCACCGAGCCCTCGCTCTTCTTCTCGCTCGGCAAGGGATCGCTCGACCGCTTCGCGGACGCGGTGGCGCGGCGGCTCGTGGCGAGCCCCGAGGCCTGA